One window from the genome of Mauremys mutica isolate MM-2020 ecotype Southern chromosome 4, ASM2049712v1, whole genome shotgun sequence encodes:
- the FADD gene encoding FAS-associated death domain protein has protein sequence MDPFLSLLHSFSMSLSDNELSALKFLCLSKIGKRKLESVKTGSDLFTILLEQREIEREKVDFLQLMIKTIKREDLIMQLQEFIEGGQGDVVNHLDEKEKCQQNVAFEVICDNVGKNWKMLVRRLGISDTKIDRILTANPYNLQEQLMQSLREWQKWKGKEAKVADLIKALRDCKMNLVADKVEHELLQWED, from the exons ATGGACCCATTTTTGTCTCTCCTGCATTCATTTTCCATGAGCTTATCTGACAATGAGCTCTCTGCCCTTAAATTTCTGTGCCTGAGCAAAATTGGCAAAAGAAAGCTTGAGTCTGTCAAAACTGGCAGCGATCTCTTCACCATCCTCCTTGAACAGCGGGAGATTGAAAGAGAGAAGGTAGATTTTCTCCAACTCATGATCAAAACCATTAAAAGAGAAGATCTGATAATGCAACTACAGGAGTTCATAGAAGGTGGACAAGGCGATGTTGTCAACCATCTAGATGAGAAAGAAAAAT GTCAGCAGAATGTAGCTTTTGAAGTTATATGTGACAACGTTGGGAAGAACTGGAAAATGCTAGTTCGAAGATTAGGAATTTCTGATACAAAAATTGACAGAATTCTAACAGCCAATCCTTATAACTTGCAAGAACAATTGATGCAGTCACTTCGAGAGTGGCAGAAATGGAAGGGAAAGGAAGCTAAGGTTGCTGACTTAATAAAAGCCCTTCGGGATTGCAAAATGAACTTGGTAGCAGACAAAGTCGAACATGAACTTTTACAATGGGAGGACTAA